A genomic window from Spiroplasma helicoides includes:
- a CDS encoding lipoprotein: protein MKKLLSLLAATGLVATSGSVAVACNKKTDEATGKDLSTLGADDLKLQVSDAKKETAVAAVVVQIKAKLKVDAVLDTDFTVGDADFTAPKSDAVGKIKVTAKSGSKLLNEGKSAEFSLTLKAAESTAKDLATITGDKLNVVSDDATQEKAESVVLAQIKTQLGVEVAKTTDVTFSGFKAPSESKTGTIIATAVSTSNLVKGSATFTLTLKFDEASTPQDLSTITGDDLKLDPEGDTKEYAIKQAVLLIQNKLKVTAVLDKDFTVADSDFTAATKDTVGSIKLSSKEGSTKLVAGKSVTFSLVYRNNVDLKLVQDFINGEGDYATFNPALYTGGVTVSPTIITDKDAVHNQVKAFTGKLLVMAAFIGIDFTLDQLLETVDVTYYDDAAGTVEHTSNKIQSLKIVVKDNNERHLQGFYLHGEIKTKIFEQINITTIVKEDSPITLECKKSGELDALQAYLKNKYSSFLTEHKATANIFGSDSLNDSLKYKDGGSATAGGSAEVTLPNPNGDYNLNNLFYKSVTLKLTITIKSASE, encoded by the coding sequence ATGAAGAAATTATTAAGTTTATTAGCAGCTACAGGATTAGTTGCTACGAGCGGAAGTGTTGCAGTTGCATGTAACAAAAAAACAGATGAAGCAACAGGTAAAGATTTATCAACCTTAGGAGCGGATGATTTAAAATTACAAGTTTCAGATGCTAAAAAAGAAACTGCAGTAGCTGCGGTTGTTGTTCAAATTAAAGCAAAATTAAAAGTAGATGCTGTTCTAGATACAGACTTTACAGTTGGTGATGCTGATTTTACAGCACCAAAAAGTGATGCAGTAGGTAAAATTAAAGTTACTGCAAAATCTGGAAGTAAATTATTAAATGAGGGAAAATCAGCTGAATTTAGTTTAACTTTAAAAGCAGCTGAATCAACAGCCAAAGACTTAGCAACAATTACTGGAGATAAATTAAATGTTGTTAGTGATGATGCAACTCAAGAGAAAGCAGAAAGTGTTGTTCTTGCTCAAATAAAAACTCAATTAGGAGTTGAAGTTGCCAAAACAACTGATGTTACATTTAGTGGTTTTAAAGCACCAAGCGAATCTAAAACAGGAACAATTATAGCTACAGCCGTAAGCACAAGTAACTTAGTTAAAGGGTCAGCAACATTTACTTTAACTTTGAAATTTGATGAAGCCTCAACACCTCAAGATTTATCAACAATTACTGGAGATGATTTAAAATTAGATCCAGAGGGTGATACAAAAGAATATGCAATTAAACAAGCAGTTCTTTTAATACAAAATAAATTAAAAGTAACTGCTGTTTTAGATAAAGACTTTACAGTTGCTGATTCAGACTTTACAGCAGCCACAAAAGATACTGTGGGTTCAATCAAATTGAGTTCTAAAGAAGGAAGTACTAAATTAGTTGCTGGAAAATCAGTTACATTTTCTTTAGTATATAGAAATAATGTCGATTTAAAACTTGTTCAAGACTTCATTAATGGTGAAGGAGATTATGCAACATTTAACCCCGCTCTTTATACAGGTGGAGTAACAGTTAGTCCAACAATAATTACTGATAAAGATGCTGTACATAATCAAGTAAAAGCCTTTACAGGAAAACTATTAGTTATGGCTGCTTTTATTGGAATTGACTTTACATTAGATCAATTACTTGAAACAGTTGATGTAACTTATTATGATGATGCAGCTGGAACAGTTGAACATACTAGTAATAAAATTCAATCACTAAAAATTGTTGTAAAAGATAATAATGAAAGACACTTACAAGGATTCTACTTACATGGTGAAATAAAAACAAAAATCTTTGAGCAAATTAATATTACAACAATTGTAAAAGAAGATTCTCCAATTACATTAGAATGTAAAAAAAGTGGGGAATTAGATGCATTGCAAGCATACTTAAAAAATAAATATTCAAGTTTCTTAACAGAACATAAAGCAACTGCTAACATTTTTGGATCAGATTCATTGAATGATTCTCTTAAATATAAAGATGGGGGAAGTGCAACTGCTGGGGGAAGTGCAGAAGTAACTTTACCAAATCCAAATGGAGACTATAATCTAAATAACTTATTTTACAAATCTGTAACTTTAAAACTAACAATTACTATTAAAAGTGCTTCAGAATAA
- a CDS encoding lipoprotein, with protein MKKLLSVLAATGLVASSSSVAVACNKKADDTAASTLKDLSKIAAADLKLSPSANTEAAAKTAVIAQIKEKLKVTVVENTDVKFSGFSAATAADKAGKITVESVSTSKLVTGKVEFSLVWKDPSAKTDLSALAVKDLGEIQIASDASVPTLSQIVSAINSKNANYGLQDSDVALDGDASATKAKLKAASASTKFTGSVEVSYTVKKAELTPSIGDVAAQSGLVYESKSFSVTVSNVKEGTDLTAVEDGKTLLDQVKVAKGTGAGVYTVSYTIKAGEASAGDGSAKEEYTTSIKLSYGTNVTKSVAVTVAKNDLKTWMPAVPVVLEFTISDEFPTDEAIIAAWNEAKPNQKISASDVTFVKGSGDKEAGIAYTVTAKKESTIVYGSGSLVVKNKG; from the coding sequence ATGAAAAAACTATTAAGTGTATTAGCAGCTACAGGGCTAGTTGCATCAAGTTCAAGCGTTGCAGTTGCATGTAACAAAAAAGCTGACGATACAGCAGCATCTACTTTAAAGGATTTAAGTAAAATTGCAGCAGCTGACTTAAAATTGTCACCAAGTGCAAATACAGAAGCTGCAGCAAAAACAGCTGTAATTGCTCAAATTAAAGAAAAATTAAAAGTAACAGTTGTTGAAAATACAGATGTTAAATTCTCAGGGTTCAGTGCAGCAACAGCGGCTGATAAAGCAGGGAAAATTACAGTTGAATCAGTTTCAACAAGTAAATTAGTAACAGGTAAAGTTGAATTTTCATTAGTATGAAAAGATCCATCAGCAAAAACTGATTTGAGTGCATTAGCAGTAAAAGATTTAGGTGAAATTCAAATTGCTAGCGATGCTAGTGTACCAACATTATCACAAATAGTATCAGCAATTAATTCTAAAAATGCTAATTATGGATTACAGGATTCAGATGTTGCATTAGATGGTGATGCATCAGCAACAAAAGCTAAATTAAAAGCAGCATCAGCTTCAACCAAATTCACTGGATCAGTTGAAGTATCATATACAGTTAAAAAAGCTGAATTAACACCTTCAATTGGTGATGTTGCAGCACAAAGTGGTTTGGTTTATGAATCAAAATCTTTTAGTGTAACAGTTTCAAATGTAAAAGAAGGAACTGATTTAACAGCAGTTGAAGATGGAAAAACATTATTAGATCAAGTAAAAGTTGCAAAAGGAACTGGGGCTGGCGTTTACACTGTTAGTTATACAATTAAAGCAGGTGAAGCAAGTGCAGGTGATGGTAGTGCAAAAGAAGAATACACAACTTCAATTAAATTAAGTTATGGAACAAATGTTACAAAAAGTGTTGCAGTAACAGTTGCTAAAAATGATTTAAAAACTTGAATGCCAGCTGTTCCAGTAGTTCTAGAATTCACAATATCTGATGAATTTCCGACAGATGAAGCAATTATTGCAGCTTGAAATGAAGCAAAACCTAACCAAAAAATTAGTGCATCTGATGTTACTTTTGTAAAAGGTTCAGGAGATAAAGAGGCTGGTATAGCTTATACAGTTACAGCTAAAAAAGAATCAACTATTGTTTATGGTAGTGGATCACTAGTAGTAAAAAACAAAGGTTAA
- a CDS encoding S8 family serine peptidase: protein MKLLKFKQPYVSIDYNGDSHNYNYLKWKMNKHDLEPLLSSLNKILKNFEIYRGDFKYLPIKIRFSRVLPKTSRIKNIFKCDGLEPEHIGSNYVFKDEKLIHKIDIIYKCSENDIEITLNKIKDLYNNWPSDLEKFINEKKQQYNLIKSKKANSHSKDESKQNAQTFNKLIFDHILANESYRHFEKYYGDLFEIESVELFEQKKFNEGQIITFFDLANFSHIKDLLNKKGIEILDESIVMDQFFNLDLLSLNKILDLYPFLISKASKNLYISTEKIDPKIKEPVLIDKGLDVNGTIGAIDTYGSFKNGWENYIDYVEYPLPKIPGFNFEKDYSHGTSVASLLAGNDIINDRFQDGLGIYKVALFGVLPMGEISLFYFMKIIKRIISENNAIKIWNLSIQSENYAQGISVLGRFFDILQKKYDVLFIVSAGNDKNTISSGADSLSAITVGSLYEDENYDLKITSYSGYKKIFGRFEKPNTYEISNDVQANDASENFKYVIDDSGYITWTDGTSFSAPLTARKCCYLLNKYNLSLESIKAIINLLSKVSSNKLPNILFDDDTNNILLLIEGEIKPKESKLISINLPLLEAEKNKKSKFVQNFTYATSTSYIVVPSNKLGDEYSSINLEAKIVCKKGKKGYRDIYKSPDTEKVDGIDANENDLLNHFKKYDPNRVLKNKDFNKPKKYSILNDELYLKVKCLDLYDTHEDSVKYAFAVLLKEASINALKEFEQNNAVNIVQDVKINLGE from the coding sequence ATGAAACTCTTAAAATTTAAACAACCTTATGTTTCTATAGATTATAATGGAGACTCTCATAATTATAATTATCTGAAATGAAAGATGAATAAACATGATCTTGAACCTCTATTGAGTAGCTTGAATAAAATATTAAAAAATTTTGAAATATATAGGGGAGATTTTAAATATTTACCTATAAAAATAAGGTTTAGCAGAGTACTTCCAAAAACCTCAAGAATTAAAAATATTTTTAAATGCGATGGTCTTGAACCAGAACACATTGGTTCTAATTATGTTTTCAAAGATGAAAAGTTGATACACAAAATCGACATTATTTACAAATGTAGTGAAAATGACATTGAAATCACTTTAAATAAAATAAAGGATTTATACAATAATTGACCCTCAGATTTAGAGAAATTTATTAATGAAAAAAAACAACAATACAATTTGATAAAAAGTAAAAAAGCTAATTCTCATAGTAAGGATGAGTCAAAACAAAATGCACAAACTTTTAACAAATTAATATTTGACCATATTCTTGCCAACGAAAGTTATCGTCATTTTGAAAAGTATTATGGTGATTTATTTGAAATAGAATCTGTTGAATTATTTGAGCAAAAGAAATTTAATGAAGGTCAAATAATTACATTTTTTGATTTAGCCAATTTTAGTCATATAAAAGATTTATTAAATAAAAAAGGTATTGAAATTCTGGATGAATCTATTGTAATGGATCAGTTTTTTAACTTAGATTTATTAAGCTTAAATAAAATTTTAGACTTATATCCTTTTTTAATATCAAAAGCATCAAAAAATTTGTATATTTCAACTGAAAAGATTGACCCAAAAATAAAAGAACCAGTTCTAATAGATAAAGGTCTCGATGTTAATGGTACTATAGGAGCCATTGATACTTATGGTTCTTTCAAAAATGGATGAGAAAACTATATAGATTATGTAGAATATCCACTTCCCAAAATACCTGGATTTAACTTTGAAAAAGATTACAGTCATGGAACATCGGTTGCATCATTGCTAGCGGGTAATGACATAATAAATGATAGATTTCAAGATGGTTTAGGTATTTATAAGGTGGCTCTATTTGGTGTGCTTCCAATGGGTGAAATAAGTTTATTTTATTTTATGAAGATTATTAAAAGAATAATTTCTGAAAATAATGCTATAAAAATTTGAAACCTTTCTATTCAATCAGAAAATTATGCTCAAGGAATATCGGTTTTAGGAAGATTTTTTGATATTTTGCAAAAAAAATATGATGTTTTATTTATCGTTTCAGCAGGTAATGATAAGAACACTATTTCTTCAGGAGCAGATTCATTGTCTGCAATTACTGTTGGTTCCTTGTATGAAGATGAAAATTATGATTTAAAAATTACAAGCTATTCAGGCTATAAAAAAATATTTGGAAGATTTGAAAAACCTAATACATATGAAATCTCAAATGATGTACAAGCCAATGATGCTTCAGAAAATTTTAAATATGTTATTGATGACTCTGGATATATAACTTGAACAGATGGAACTTCATTTTCTGCACCTTTAACTGCAAGAAAGTGCTGCTATTTATTAAATAAATATAATCTATCACTTGAATCTATCAAGGCTATAATTAATTTACTTTCTAAGGTATCATCAAATAAATTGCCAAATATATTATTTGATGATGATACAAATAATATATTATTGCTGATAGAAGGAGAAATTAAACCAAAAGAATCAAAGTTAATTTCAATAAATTTACCATTATTAGAAGCTGAAAAAAATAAAAAAAGTAAGTTTGTGCAAAATTTCACTTATGCGACATCAACTTCATATATAGTAGTTCCATCTAATAAGTTGGGAGACGAATATTCTTCAATAAACTTAGAAGCCAAAATAGTATGTAAAAAGGGTAAAAAGGGTTATAGAGATATATACAAATCTCCAGATACAGAAAAAGTTGATGGGATAGATGCAAATGAAAATGATTTATTAAATCATTTTAAAAAATATGATCCAAATAGAGTATTAAAAAATAAAGATTTTAATAAGCCAAAGAAATACTCAATTCTAAATGATGAATTATACTTAAAGGTCAAATGTTTAGATTTATATGACACTCATGAAGATTCTGTTAAATATGCATTTGCTGTTTTATTAAAAGAAGCAAGCATCAACGCTTTAAAAGAGTTTGAGCAAAATAATGCAGTAAACATAGTTCAAGATGTAAAAATAAACTTAGGCGAGTAA
- the rmuC gene encoding DNA recombination protein RmuC, with amino-acid sequence MQSIIIALLVILIVLVGALFIIFLKKKVNTKIEGVQKIDLELLKKDIDKESSNKTGELKDALINSEKQLTALLNEKFNKTSENLNTSDKQVKDFILNQTNSTRDKLEKSVEQLQEWLKKVNDHTLPISEMKEKVNKLNILLSQNNKAGKAGEYFLTRVFDNISSDSKFRNLLFLEQYTMIKKSENGKQLKVDLFIKGNGSNLVNIPIDAKFPFNAYEKLVNINPDTEDFKKIQNEFVRDCTNRKNEVKKYISIEDKTVYAIMFIPSESIFSYICGHTNLVDDAFKDKVIIAGPSTLMSIILSIENYMSLFNNISKYDKKVDILNKVIKYIDNYDEAMAKLFKSIEQLSESYSNVSKKEKTLKKEYERLINANELE; translated from the coding sequence ATGCAAAGTATTATTATTGCTTTATTAGTAATTTTAATTGTTTTAGTTGGAGCATTATTTATTATATTCTTAAAGAAAAAAGTGAACACAAAAATAGAAGGTGTACAAAAAATTGATCTTGAATTATTAAAAAAAGATATTGATAAAGAAAGTTCTAATAAAACAGGAGAACTAAAAGATGCTTTAATAAATAGCGAAAAACAATTAACTGCATTACTAAATGAAAAGTTTAATAAAACAAGTGAAAACCTAAATACATCAGATAAACAGGTTAAAGACTTTATTTTAAATCAAACAAACTCTACAAGAGATAAATTGGAAAAAAGTGTAGAACAATTACAAGAATGATTAAAAAAGGTAAATGATCATACATTACCAATAAGTGAAATGAAAGAAAAAGTTAACAAATTAAACATACTTTTAAGTCAAAATAATAAAGCGGGAAAAGCGGGCGAGTACTTTCTAACAAGAGTTTTTGATAATATTTCTAGCGATAGTAAATTTAGAAATCTTTTATTTTTAGAACAATATACAATGATCAAAAAAAGTGAGAACGGAAAGCAATTAAAAGTAGATCTCTTCATTAAAGGAAACGGAAGTAACTTAGTAAATATACCAATAGATGCAAAGTTTCCTTTTAATGCTTACGAAAAACTAGTTAATATAAATCCAGATACAGAGGATTTTAAAAAAATACAAAATGAATTTGTAAGAGATTGTACAAACAGAAAAAATGAAGTAAAAAAATATATAAGTATTGAGGACAAAACTGTATATGCAATAATGTTTATTCCAAGTGAATCTATATTTTCATATATATGTGGTCATACTAATTTAGTTGATGATGCATTTAAAGATAAAGTAATTATAGCTGGACCAAGTACTTTGATGTCAATTATATTATCTATCGAAAATTATATGAGTTTATTTAACAATATTAGTAAATACGATAAAAAAGTAGATATTTTAAATAAAGTGATTAAATATATCGATAACTATGATGAGGCAATGGCTAAACTATTTAAATCTATTGAACAATTAAGTGAAAGTTATTCAAATGTATCTAAAAAAGAAAAAACATTAAAAAAAGAATATGAAAGGCTAATAAATGCAAATGAATTAGAATAA
- a CDS encoding P-loop NTPase fold protein, translating into MKLEKIVDIINSKINNYFKLNSYINNLLINGEWGVGKTTIIKEVMNKQKEKNTKTYIFDMWKYEINDSNFLYTFLITLTEEFFLDKLIEKEKKEKRKEFFNIIKNFFLQVPFAFLKKYTGVEIQTPTKENKELLSKSIDENYSTDQALKSLINFFKECLNKKQNENYIIVFDDIDRCSNEHIIKFITCIKNVLFSIEDCNNIFFIVSMNKNYVNNLFDKHSSKENFTDKIFNLSYTVNEILDFSSSATIIDNVYISYVMKNYSFKNFRVAEKCYQIAVENNEDELEVFMMWFMLYSKSIATYKKEYEELKFDINTNIEMNFKNIIDEKSWNDAVNKFCENKNILDVTKASFIDFIELIDKQDNLKYLNREFNVNYYFSEHNFQNRRSAINFLYNDRLLPHDIAYLFLKKDVKFSNIFINQAEEIPTREFDYNGNYLITLKNYNINIDLKNNFENVFNSMGLILLDIFIAFKLESDKFAHAFYNMFDQSSIME; encoded by the coding sequence ATGAAATTAGAAAAAATTGTAGATATAATAAATTCAAAAATTAATAATTATTTTAAATTAAATAGTTATATAAATAATTTATTAATTAATGGAGAATGAGGTGTTGGTAAAACTACAATAATAAAAGAAGTTATGAATAAACAAAAAGAAAAAAATACAAAAACTTATATATTTGATATGTGAAAATATGAAATTAATGATTCCAATTTTTTATACACTTTTCTAATAACATTAACAGAAGAGTTTTTTTTAGATAAACTAATAGAAAAAGAAAAAAAAGAAAAAAGAAAAGAATTTTTTAATATAATCAAAAATTTCTTTCTTCAAGTTCCTTTTGCTTTTTTAAAAAAGTACACAGGGGTAGAAATACAAACACCAACTAAAGAGAATAAGGAGTTATTAAGCAAAAGCATTGACGAAAATTACTCAACTGATCAGGCATTAAAAAGCTTAATAAATTTTTTTAAAGAGTGTTTAAATAAAAAACAAAATGAAAATTATATTATAGTTTTTGATGATATTGATAGATGTTCTAACGAACACATTATTAAATTTATAACATGTATTAAAAATGTACTTTTTTCTATCGAAGATTGTAACAATATTTTTTTTATAGTTTCTATGAATAAAAATTATGTAAATAATTTATTCGATAAACATAGTTCAAAAGAAAATTTTACAGATAAAATATTTAATCTTTCATATACTGTAAATGAAATATTAGATTTTTCTAGTTCTGCTACCATTATTGATAATGTATATATTAGTTATGTAATGAAAAATTATAGCTTTAAAAATTTTAGAGTAGCTGAAAAATGCTATCAAATAGCTGTTGAAAACAATGAGGATGAGTTAGAAGTATTTATGATGTGATTTATGCTTTATTCAAAAAGTATTGCAACTTATAAAAAAGAATATGAAGAATTAAAATTTGATATAAACACAAATATAGAAATGAATTTTAAAAATATAATAGATGAAAAATCTTGAAATGATGCTGTTAATAAATTTTGTGAAAATAAAAATATACTTGATGTAACTAAGGCTAGTTTTATTGACTTTATAGAACTAATAGATAAACAAGACAACTTAAAATATTTAAACAGAGAGTTTAATGTAAATTATTATTTTAGTGAACACAATTTCCAGAATAGAAGAAGTGCTATAAATTTTTTATATAATGATAGACTTTTACCTCACGATATTGCATATTTATTTTTAAAAAAAGATGTTAAATTTTCAAACATATTTATAAACCAAGCTGAGGAAATACCTACAAGAGAGTTTGATTATAATGGGAATTATTTAATTACACTAAAAAATTATAATATCAATATAGATTTAAAAAATAACTTTGAGAATGTATTTAATAGTATGGGCTTAATATTATTGGATATATTTATCGCATTTAAATTAGAGTCTGATAAATTTGCTCATGCATTTTATAACATGTTTGATCAGTCATCTATAATGGAATAA
- a CDS encoding ATP-binding protein — protein MNNTLKEIIEMALSTNDEEAIQKVKEYAIQLRGDGNYNDASYLLSLIGSKETVGAANLYKSVNNKLLILEKEIIKENIYNKDNEDLNKLAEIINNKKNLRLLGNIRAIIYGKPGTGKTTFVNDLAHITKRELYSINASKLVSSLLGESQKNIDLLFKDILNNYKNSIFLIDELDSVIGSRDEVMNKEYHRMIGSFNLMLDKLLPETIIIAITNRIDMIDKATLRRFNIKMMLNEININKFKDNLFYIANQKNISFDNLLVNKLINLKTDHLNYALIEDCIVNCLLNSVSLEQSLFKILNITNNEILESTELSDKDKSKVLNISYSTFRRNKWNS, from the coding sequence ATGAATAACACATTAAAAGAAATTATTGAAATGGCTTTATCGACAAATGATGAGGAAGCCATTCAAAAAGTAAAGGAATATGCCATTCAACTAAGAGGAGATGGTAATTATAATGATGCCTCTTATTTACTAAGTCTTATTGGTTCTAAAGAAACAGTTGGTGCTGCTAATTTATATAAGAGTGTAAATAATAAACTACTTATTTTAGAAAAAGAAATCATCAAAGAAAATATATACAATAAAGATAACGAGGATTTAAATAAACTAGCAGAAATAATTAATAATAAAAAAAACCTGAGACTTTTAGGTAATATAAGAGCGATAATTTATGGAAAGCCAGGAACTGGTAAAACTACATTCGTCAATGATTTAGCACACATTACCAAAAGAGAGTTATATTCTATAAATGCTTCAAAACTTGTTTCTTCTCTACTTGGTGAGAGTCAAAAAAATATTGACCTTTTATTTAAAGATATACTTAATAATTATAAAAACAGTATTTTTTTAATTGACGAGTTGGACTCTGTTATTGGATCAAGAGATGAAGTCATGAACAAAGAATATCACAGAATGATAGGTTCATTTAATTTGATGCTTGATAAGTTGCTACCAGAAACTATTATTATTGCAATAACCAATAGAATAGATATGATTGATAAAGCTACATTAAGAAGATTTAATATCAAAATGATGCTAAATGAAATAAATATTAATAAATTCAAAGATAATTTATTTTATATAGCAAATCAAAAAAATATTAGTTTTGATAACCTATTAGTTAACAAGCTGATTAATTTAAAAACAGATCATCTAAATTATGCTTTAATTGAAGATTGCATAGTAAATTGCTTATTGAACTCAGTATCATTAGAACAATCATTGTTTAAAATATTGAACATAACAAATAATGAAATTTTAGAATCAACAGAACTTAGTGATAAAGATAAATCAAAAGTACTAAACATTAGCTACTCAACATTTAGGAGGAACAAATGAAACTCTTAA
- a CDS encoding lipoprotein: MKKLLSLLAATGLVASSSSVAVACNKKSWW; the protein is encoded by the coding sequence ATGAAGAAATTATTAAGTTTACTAGCAGCTACAGGGTTAGTTGCATCAAGTTCAAGTGTTGCGGTTGCATGTAACAAAAAAAGCTGATGATAA
- a CDS encoding lipoprotein, producing the protein MKKILNFLAATGLVTTSGSVAFACNKNNSVNKVEEKPNNDSNQNNDPLNFGKNFKDQKIRFREKIELSLNFSKPKKGAYWYAKSQDNSVVQIQNDSSVDYNGTGKLAMTLIGGETEGETTIEVTYGSFTKSFKVTSYKGSTPYFDMIEDFEAVVDTQINKNTKGKKVFLNNPKLKENGENPDKQFRVKSSDETIVRVNFEKAQIYKDEKQEGLINFIGLKKGEAIITVTYEDNISTSFKVIVSEKFDLNNLENWRLEIDPNLNNLEGFKAALIDYLKDFGLTKANFNDELRLADFKKVEYIFKGSVWIYTNKKDNGKFLYDVHMYFYLKN; encoded by the coding sequence ATGAAAAAAATATTAAATTTTTTAGCAGCAACTGGTCTAGTTACTACAAGTGGAAGTGTGGCATTTGCATGTAACAAAAATAATAGTGTTAATAAAGTAGAAGAAAAACCAAATAACGATAGTAATCAAAATAATGATCCGTTGAATTTTGGAAAGAATTTTAAAGATCAAAAAATCAGATTTAGAGAAAAAATTGAGTTAAGTTTAAATTTTTCTAAACCTAAAAAAGGAGCTTACTGATATGCAAAATCACAAGATAATAGTGTAGTTCAAATCCAAAATGATAGTTCAGTGGATTATAATGGTACTGGTAAGTTAGCGATGACATTAATCGGTGGTGAAACTGAGGGTGAAACAACTATTGAAGTCACATATGGAAGTTTTACAAAAAGTTTCAAAGTTACCAGTTATAAAGGATCAACTCCTTACTTTGATATGATTGAAGATTTTGAAGCAGTTGTAGATACACAAATAAATAAAAACACTAAGGGAAAAAAAGTGTTTTTAAATAATCCTAAGTTAAAAGAAAATGGAGAAAATCCAGATAAGCAATTTAGAGTAAAATCAAGTGACGAAACTATTGTAAGGGTTAACTTTGAAAAAGCACAAATTTATAAAGATGAAAAACAAGAAGGTTTAATTAATTTTATAGGATTAAAAAAAGGTGAGGCTATTATAACTGTTACATATGAAGACAATATATCTACTTCTTTTAAAGTTATAGTAAGTGAAAAATTTGATTTAAATAATTTAGAAAACTGAAGATTAGAGATTGACCCGAATTTAAATAATTTAGAGGGGTTCAAGGCAGCTCTTATAGATTACCTGAAAGATTTTGGTTTAACAAAAGCAAATTTTAATGATGAGCTCAGACTAGCAGATTTTAAAAAAGTAGAGTACATCTTTAAAGGTAGTGTTTGAATTTATACAAACAAAAAAGATAATGGTAAATTTTTGTATGATGTTCACATGTATTTTTATTTAAAAAATTAA